In a single window of the Vitis vinifera cultivar Pinot Noir 40024 chromosome 6, ASM3070453v1 genome:
- the LOC100250176 gene encoding uncharacterized protein LOC100250176, whose product MAIEKNHFKASRFDSEFSMGSRDSASSEEDELQQRSSAIESDEDDEFDDADSGAGSDDDFDLLELGETGAEFCQIGSQTCSIPFELYDLPGLEEVLSMDVWNECLSEEDRFNLAKYLPDIDQETFVRTLKELFTGCNFHFGSPITKLFDMLKGGLCEPRVALYRQGLNFFQKRQHYYLLQRHQNNMVGSLHQIRDAWLNCRGYSIEERLRVLNIMRSQKSLQCEKMEDMGMETDSSERESGEGLWSKRLKDRKLGQKMGLHTTYGAGPMTDLPSRGRPVAVEPAKYGKQNPKGTLRFPGSKTPSMKELLGHSPSVHHGLETKPGLYGSIVALSRQNKATGYDPAAALRIREHMRDDDDADETMYEMAVHRDRNVSRGGVKLGKKLEFLRGDEFGTDSFEGFPLPLKNDLHAYGKNRNVKQMSDIKGLATKSSSARTSNNYGKRIKYHESVQQSEVEDQMKSAKGRASYLSLKEHRVDLADRAEPFWHNRTQVEAFSVDPSFKYDDWNARSKKWKTGRESPDVKIKSYRTASPQMSDRLLHSEYRTKPSEEKIRGSSSQNGGSNVAALKGVRMFVKSEETESDSSEQVDEEADNDPLMRSKLAYPTGVLEGSRTSFVKSGLDPKKVKFINKNKKESTRALDGIIRSTKKMGDLGEHLRISEVESYSSKVKQKGKMRDTSHLHSSEARLEDSYFSGSGQLNDDDDRKQTHKLGKSGHIRAETGERLHMSSSKAYSAERRQKLEVDYEYPAFRSNYLHVDERDNPLETRLLADDGGFASRLGRKNIEAFGSDNHERFDSPSLGYNSASKKRKGKEGVAKVDGADEYDYLHSNPQQQIDESTYFRKRGKRKLEDDGGSLDMGTSETPITEMGATDLELDTKPQKKPFTLITPTVHTGFSFSIVHLLSAVRMAMITPLPEDSLEVGRQKPSGEQSGKQDALNGIHSHENVDINNPEHSGQLSLPSLTVQEIVNRVRSNPGDPCILETQEPLQDLVRGVLKIFSSKTAPLGAKGWKALVFYEKSTKSWSWIGPVSQSSLDHETIEEVTSPEAWGLPHKMLVKLVDSFANWLKSGQETLQQIGSLPPPPVSLMQFNLDEKERFRDLRAQKSLTTISPSSEEVRAYFRKEEVLRYSVPDRAFSYTAADGRKSIVAPLRRCGGKPTSKARDHFLLKRDRPPHVTILCLVRDAAARLPGSIGTRADVCTLIRDSQYIVEDVPDSQVNQIVSGALDRLHYERDPCVQFDGERKLWVYLHREREEEDFEDDGTSSTKKWKRQKKDTGEQFDQGTVTVAYHGAGEQTGFDLSSDLNVEPSSIDDDKRVDPVYDNVRQNVEDNVETDHGAEQGNLHGGQPVVWEAIALNPMRENKLLCQENSTNEDFDDETFGRERTVGLLSASLL is encoded by the coding sequence ATGGCTATTGAGAAGAATCATTTTAAGGCTTCGAGGTTTGATTCCGAGTTCTCAATGGGTAGCAGGGATAGTGCCTCGAGTGAGGAGGATGAGCTTCAGCAGCGAAGCTCTGCTATAGAAtctgatgaagatgatgaattTGATGATGCGGACTCAGGAGCAGGTTCAGACGACGACTTTGATTTGTTGGAATTGGGGGAAACTGGGGCAGAGTTTTGTCAAATTGGGAGTCAGACATGTAGCATTCCTTTTGAGTTATATGATCTTCCGGGTTTGGAGGAGGTTTTATCCATGGATGTTTGGAATGAGTGTTTGAGTGAGGAGGACAGGTTTAACCTAGCAAAGTATCTACCTGATATTGACCAGGAAACATTCGTGCGAACTTTGAAAGAGCTTTTTACGggttgtaattttcattttggaAGCCCCATTACCAAGTTGTTTGATATGTTAAAAGGAGGTCTGTGTGAACCGAGAGTTGCTCTCTATCGTCAGGGTTTGAATTTCTTTCAGAAGCGCCAACACTATTATCTTTTGCAGAGGCATCAGAACAATATGGTCGGTAGTCTTCATCAGATAAGGGATGCTTGGCTTAATTGTAGGGGTTATAGTATTGAAGAGAGGCTTCGGGTTCTTAACATAATGAGAAGTCAAAAGAGTTTACAGTGTGAGAAGATGGAAGACATGGGGATGGAGACTGATTCCTCAGAAAGAGAATCTGGTGAAGGCTTATGGAGCAAAAGGCTGAAGGATAGGAAACTTGGGCAGAAAATGGGCCTCCATACTACATATGGGGCAGGTCCAATGACAGATTTACCTTCTCGAGGGAGGCCAGTGGCTGTGGAACCAGCTAAATATGGGAAGCAGAACCCAAAAGGGACATTGAGGTTCCCTGGATCAAAGACCCCTTCAATGAAAGAATTGTTGGGCCACTCTCCTTCTGTTCACCATGGTTTGGAAACAAAACCTGGTTTATATGGTTCAATCGTAGCTCTTTCTCGGCAGAATAAGGCAACAGGGTATGATCCAGCAGCAGCACTCCGGATAAGGGAGCATATgagagatgatgatgatgcaGATGAAACAATGTATGAGATGGCTGTACATAGAGATCGAAATGTCTCACGAGGTGGTGTAAAATTGGGAAAGAAGCTTGAATTTTTAAGAGGTGATGAATTTGGAACTGATAGTTTCGAGGGTTTCCCTCTGCCTCTAAAGAATGATTTACATGCCTATGGAAAGAACAGGAATGTGAAGCAGATGTCAGATATTAAGGGCTTGGCAACTAAGTCATCCAGTGCTAGAACTTCTAACAATTATGGCAAAAGGATCAAGTACCATGAGAGTGTTCAGCAATCTGAAGTTGAAGATCAGATGAAGTCTGCAAAAGGTCGAGCTTCATATCTGTCACTAAAAGAACATCGAGTTGACTTGGCGGATCGTGCTGAGCCTTTTTGGCATAACAGAACCCAAGTAGAGGCCTTTTCTGTGGACCCATCCTTTAAATATGATGATTGGAATGCTAGAAGCAAGAAATGGAAGACGGGGAGGGAATCTCCTGATGTCAAAATTAAATCTTATAGAACAGCGTCTCCCCAGATGAGTGATAGATTGCTTCATTCAGAGTATAGAACAAAACCATCAGAGGAGAAGATCAGAGGGAGTTCTTCACAGAATGGAGGATCAAATGTGGCAGCACTGAAGGGTGTTAGAATGTTTGTAAAAAGTGAGGAGACAGAATCTGACTCATCGGAGCAAGTTGATGAAGAAGCAGATAACGACCCTTTGATGAGGAGCAAGCTGGCTTACCCCACTGGTGTCCTGGAAGGCAGTCGGACCTCTTTTGTGAAATCTGGTCTAGATCCTAAAAAGgtcaaatttattaataaaaataagaaggaGAGCACTCGGGCTCTGGATGGAATCATACGCTCCACAAAGAAGATGGGTGACCTTGGTGAACATTTGAGAATATCAGAAGTAGAAAGCTACTCTTCAAAAGTAAAGCAGAAGGGTAAGATGCGTGATACCAGTCACTTGCATAGCTCTGAAGCTAGATTGGAAGACAGCTATTTCTCTGGCTCTGGACAattaaatgatgatgatgataggAAACAAACACACAAATTGGGGAAGAGTGGCCATATCCGAGCGGAAACTGGTGAAAGGTTACACATGTCCTCATCAAAGGCCTATTCTGCAGAGAGAAGGCAGAAATTGGAAGTTGACTATGAATACCCTGCCTTTCGGTCAAATTACTTGCATGTTGATGAGAGAGACAATCCTCTTGAAACACGTTTATTGGCAGATGATGGTGGATTTGCTAGTAGATTGGGCAGGAAAAACATTGAAGCATTTGGAAGTGATAATCATGAAAGATTTGACAGCCCATCACTAGGGTATAACTCAGCTTCGAAGAAGCGGAAAGGGAAGGAAGGTGTTGCGAAGGTGGATGGGGCTGATGAATATGATTACCTGCACTCTAACCCTCAGCAGCAAATTGATGAATCCACTTACTTCAGGAAACGAGGAAAGAGAAAATTGGAGGATGACGGAGGTTCTTTGGATATGGGGACTTCTGAGACACCTATAACAGAAATGGGAGCAACAGATTTGGAGTTGGATACCAAGCCACAGAAAAAACCATTTACTTTGATCACGCCTACTGTTCATACTGGCTTCTCATTTTCCATTGTACATCTTCTGTCAGCAGTTCGCATGGCAATGATTACCCCTCTCCCAGAAGATTCCTTAGAGGTGGGAAGACAGAAACCTAGTGGGGAGCAGAGTGGAAAGCAAGACGCCCTTAATGGGATCCATTCTCATGAGAATGTGGATATCAATAACCCAGAGCATTCTGGACAACTGAGTTTGCCTTCTCTTACAGTTCAGGAGATTGTCAACCGTGTGAGATCAAACCCTGGAGATCCTTGTATTCTTGAGACACAAGAGCCTCTTCAGGATTTGGTTAGGGGAGTTTTGAAGATATTTTCATCCAAAACAGCACCTCTAGGAGCAAAGGGTTGGAAGGCACTCGTGTTCTATGAAAAATCCACAAAAAGTTGGTCCTGGATCGGTCCTGTTTCTCAGAGTTCATTAGATCATGAGACCATTGAGGAGGTGACGTCTCCTGAAGCTTGGGGTCTTCCTCATAAAATGCTTGTGAAGTTGGTTGATTCATTTGCTAATTGGCTGAAAAGTGGTCAAGAGACCCTTCAACAGATAGGAAGTCTTCCTCCACCGCCTGTGTCATTGATGCAATTCAACCTGGATGAGAAAGAAAGGTTCAGGGACCTGAGAGCTCAGAAGAGTCTCACCACCATTAGCCCAAGCTCTGAAGAAGTGAGAGCCTATTTCCGTAAGGAGGAAGTTCTTAGATATTCAGTTCCTGACAGGGCCTTCTCTTATACAGCTGCTGATGGTAGAAAGTCCATTGTTGCTCCTTTGAGAAGATGTGGTGGTAAACCAACATCAAAAGCCCGAGACCATTTTCTGCTGAAACGCGATCGGCCACCCCATGTTACAATTCTTTGCCTGGTGAGAGATGCAGCTGCCAGATTGCCTGGAAGTATTGGTACCAGAGCAGATGTTTGTACGTTGATAAGAGATTCTCAGTATATTGTGGAAGATGTTCCTGATTCACAAGTTAATCAAATTGTTAGTGGAGCCCTGGATCGTTTGCATTATGAGCGTGATCCCTGTGTACAATTTGATGGGGAAAGGAAATTGTGGGTTTATTTacacagagagagagaagaagaagattttGAAGATGATGGTACTTCATCtacaaagaaatggaagagGCAAAAGAAAGACACTGGTGAGCAGTTTGACCAAGGAACTGTAACTGTAGCTTACCATGGTGCTGGGGAGCAAACTGGGTTTGATTTATCCTCTGATTTAAATGTTGAGCCATCCAGCATAGACGATGATAAAAGAGTGGATCCTGTGTATGACAATGTTAGGCAAAACGTGGAGGACAATGTGGAAACTGATCATGGGGCTGAACAAGGTAACTTGCATGGGGGTCAGCCAGTGGTTTGGGAAGCTATTGCCTTGAATCCTATGCGAGAGAACAAATTATTATGCCAAGAAAATTCCACAAATgaagattttgatgatgaaacaTTTGGCAGGGAAAGGACGGTTGGACTTTTGAGTGCAAGTTTATTATGA